In a genomic window of Kluyveromyces marxianus DMKU3-1042 DNA, complete genome, chromosome 7:
- the EMP47 gene encoding protein EMP47, with protein sequence MWARWLLVYLASIAITVAEELYERKETSDNDILDRSHSLSDLVNMDKLPSEWKTGGDLVLEQGRLRFTPVASSQGSIWHNSDYQIKDSFTVEWTFRSVDFIGKSEGGLSFWIVNGKSVGDNSLFGGPQRYDGLQILVDSNGPVGSTVRGILNDGTKKFTETDIYDQTFGYCLLAYQDTAIPTTVRLSYDRKNNNLLKLQIDNRVCFQTREIQFPSNAKMRLGITAKNDKNKESFEILKMHTHNGLTKEVSLPNVNPMEQPRLVTKIINKETGKEDVVETDFMKMKGLANKVDNYELYKKLDKIEGKILANDISIINEKLEKIIKTQNDHSKKLDHLLSTLDVMVSSMGKEGEVNTEAFKDFFGMNDKLEKLLQDQAKIREETKLSMQSGGHGVTVDEIVKRLFIWMLPLILIVLVMAYYTFRIRQDIVKVKLL encoded by the coding sequence ATGTGGGCTCGTTGGTTATTGGTATATTTAGCATCGATTGCTATTACGGTGGCAGAAGAGTTAtatgaaagaaaggaaacaTCTGACAATGACATCTTAGATCGCTCGCATTCTTTAAGCGATTTGGTTAATATGGATAAACTCCCAAGTGAATGGAAGACTGGTGGTGACTTGGTCTTGGAACAAGGGAGACTTCGTTTCACTCCAGTCGCTTCTAGTCAGGGTTCGATTTGGCACAATTCCGATTACCAAATTAAAGATTCCTTTACCGTTGAATGGACCTTTAGAAGTGTTGACTTCATTGGTAAGTCTGAAGGTGGTTTATCTTTCTGGATCGTTAACGGAAAAAGCGTTGGTGACAACTCGTTATTCGGTGGTCCACAGAGATATGACGGTTTGCAAATTTTAGTTGATTCCAATGGGCCCGTTGGAAGTACAGTTAGGGGTATATTGAATGATGGAACCAAGAAATTTACTGAAACGGACATTTACGATCAAACCTTTGGGTACTGCTTATTGGCATATCAGGATACTGCTATTCCAACTACAGTTAGATTAAGCTACGAtagaaaaaacaataatctTTTAAAACTTCAAATTGACAACAGGGTATGCTTCCAGACTAGAGAAATCCAGTTCCCATCAAATGCTAAAATGAGATTAGGGATTACGGCAAAGAATGACAAAAACAAGGAATCATTTGAGATACTGAAGATGCACACTCATAACGGTTTGACGAAAGAGGTTTCCCTTCCAAATGTGAATCCAATGGAACAACCAAGACTCGTTACCAAGATTATCAACAAGGAAACTGGTAAAGAAGATGTGGTTGAAACTGATTttatgaaaatgaaaggTCTTGCCAATAAGGTTGATAACTACGAACTATACAAGAAACTTGATAAGATTGAGGGCAAAATTCTAGCTAATGATATCAGTATCATAAATGAAAAGCTAGAAAAAATCATTAAAACTCAAAATGATCACAGTAAAAAGTTGGATCATTTGTTGTCCACCTTGGACGTTATGGTCTCTTCTATGGGCAAGGAAGGTGAGGTGAACACCGAAGCATTCAAGGATTTCTTTGGTATGAACGATAAACTAGAGAAATTGCTCCAAGATCAAGCCAAAAttagagaagaaaccaaacTAAGCATGCAGTCTGGTGGCCATGGAGTAActgttgatgaaattgtaaAGAGACTCTTTATTTGGATGTTGCCTCTAATCTTGATTGTCTTAGTCATGGCATACTACACATTTAGAATTCGTCAAGATATAGTCAAAGTCAAGTTACTATGA
- the RGD2 gene encoding GTPase-activating protein RGD2, translated as MPSFAESFWSPDFLTGIDKLFEKLNQGCDQNDLFIQLFASRMQYEVEFGRNLCDIKKAVDVFDPATSTATSSLAEMIDQMVAEGNLHLKIAYTIETTVLGPFTKWRQEHRQRVEYSEKILKTNATNFLKARKYVEKLEQTYLNKCRVLEDFKRSTFNEDELVEAMKSLDLQREHETKVLQEKEYQKFGEFGGIDYDYKSMRETLKLLLTKLPKHPYKVPFISFTIENTNSGREIVKFLMEHMSLKDIDHAELFGQDLLNHGFIKYCNGVGTTFVNSNKFQYQWKPYAYKFCNISTSDPNEDSLNETENGIVNYLQKITVGSETKYASLHKPDFSENEMKLYKMVRDVEVSDSKYMRECKKLDSLRCSLEELIVDHYTFMEKCESDRMMALRKVTLDFCAAISNTISTMKLTIEKLTDSESRMDPAADLLRTIEENRVGFFQPQVITYNNYYNPGSYQTFGIDLETRCRSDNRLVPLILSALLSYMDQAYPEMENDHKRAVVWTEPVKLHDVHHLRQLLIKPFKEEAEIIDVIRSANAQPSTVASVFKIYLLELPKALITDDAYDILKVLYRELPPSETHEQTETQRIHGIVTALSTLSKPNMVTLDAITTHFERLIEIIKMNKSEESQELAENLYDTISQEFANCLIRPTGPTINDLGYKLLQDLLKHRKKVFKELKRKGSNSVKKG; from the coding sequence ATGCCCTCATTTGCTGAGAGTTTCTGGTCTCCCGATTTCTTGACGGGAATTGATAAGCTCTTCGAGAAGTTAAATCAAGGCTGTGATCAAAATGATCTATTTATACAGTTGTTTGCATCAAGAATGCAATATGAAGTAGAGTTTGGAAGGAATTTATGTGATATCAAGAAAGCTGTTGATGTATTTGACCCAGCAACTTCTACCGCCACGTCTTCCCTTGCTGAGATGATTGATCAAATGGTTGCTGAAGGGAATCTTCATTTAAAAATCGCGTACACTATAGAAACAACTGTTTTAGGTCCTTTCACTAAATGGAGACAGGAGCATAGGCAGCGAGTAGAATATTCTgagaagatattgaaaacCAATGCAACCAATTTCTTAAAAGCAAGGAAATATGTTGAGAAATTAGAGCAAACATACTTAAACAAATGCAGGGTATTGGAAGATTTCAAGAGATCTACGTTTAACGAAGATGAACTTGTAGAGGCAATGAAGTCCTTAGATTTGCAAAGAGAGCACGAAACTAAAgtgcttcaagaaaaagaatatcaaaagtTTGGAGAATTTGGTGGAATTGATTATGACTATAAGTCAATGCGTGAAACATTGAAGTTACTCCTAACTAAACTACCAAAGCATCCTTATAAAGTTCCTTTCATCTCTTTCACCATAGAAAACACCAACTCTGGACGGGAAATTGTCAAATTTTTGATGGAACATATGTCTTTAAAAGACATTGATCATGCTGAACTATTTGGACAGGATTTGTTGAATCATGGTTTTATTAAATATTGTAACGGTGTTGGTACAACATTTGTGAACTCCAAtaaatttcaatatcaatggAAACCATATGCTTACAAATTCTGTAATATAAGTACCTCGGATCCAAATGAAGATAGTTTAAACGAAACAGAAAATGGTATTGTTAACTACTTGCAGAAAATCACAGTTGGTAgtgaaacaaaatatgCATCCCTCCACAAGCCAGACTTCtctgaaaatgaaatgaaactATATAAGATGGTTAGGGATGTGGAAGTATCGGATTCTAAATATATGCGGGAATGTAAGAAGCTAGACTCGTTACGCTGCTCCTTGGAAGAACTTATCGTGGACCATTATACATTCATGGAAAAATGCGAATCCGATAGGATGATGGCATTGCGTAAGGTCACGTTAGATTTCTGTGCTGCTATTAGCAATACGATATCTACTATGAAATTGACGATTGAAAAGTTAACAGATAGTGAGTCCAGAATGGATCCGGCTGCAGATTTGCTAAGAACaatagaagaaaacagagTTGGTTTCTTCCAACCCCAAGTTATAACATACAATAACTACTATAATCCTGGAAGTTATCAAACATTTGGTATTGATTTAGAGACAAGATGCAGAAGTGATAACAGACTTGTTCCTCTCATTCTCTCCGCTCTTTTGTCGTATATGGATCAGGCTTATCCAGAGATGGAAAACGATCATAAGAGAGCCGTAGTCTGGACTGAACCAGTGAAATTACACGATGTCCATCACTTAAGACAATTATTGATTAAGcctttcaaagaagaggcGGAGATCATAGATGTTATACGATCCGCTAATGCACAGCCTTCTACTGTTGCTAGTGTATTCAAGATCTATCTACTTGAATTACCCAAAGCATTGATAACAGATGATGCCTATGATATACTTAAGGTTCTTTATAGGGAGTTGCCTCCAAGCGAAACGCATGAACAAACGGAAACTCAACGAATTCATGGAATTGTCACAGCACTATCAACACTATCAAAACCTAATATGGTTACTTTGGACGCCATCACTACGCATTTTGAAAGACTAATCGAAATTATAAAGATGAACAAATCAGAAGAAAGCCAAGAGTTAGCCGAAAACCTTTATGATACCATTAGTCAAGAATTTGCGAATTGCTTAATTCGTCCAACTGGGCCAACGATTAATGACCTCGGCTATAAATTGTTACAGGACTTATTAAAGCacagaaaaaaagtttttaaAGAACTTAAAAGGAAAGGCTCTAATTCAGTCAAAAAAGGCTGA
- a CDS encoding SelT/SelW/SelH family protein (Rdx super family[cl01407]) produces the protein MPFPKISIVFCVKCKWNLRSAWYLQELLQTFGSELKEVSLVIGNPGDFKVLGYRDEGSEPILIWDRVENGGFPDSKYLKQRVKRLLFNDSVTVGAHIDSKNSQGSEALVSGPSRENNASVCAPEDSLSSVCTDCQ, from the coding sequence ATGCCATTCCCTAAGATTTCTATTGTTTTCTGTGTGAAGTGTAAATGGAACTTACGAAGCGCATGGTACTTACAAGAGTTGTTACAAACATTTGGATCAGAACTTAAAGAAGTGTCTCTGGTGATAGGTAACCCAGGTGATTTTAAAGTTCTTGGATACAGAGATGAAGGGTCTGAACCGATCCTAATTTGGGATCGGGTAGAAAATGGGGGATTTCCAGATAGcaaatatttgaagcaACGCGTTAAAAGATTACTCTTCAATGACTCTGTGACTGTTGGTGCTCACATAGACTCGAAAAACTCTCAAGGTTCGGAAGCATTGGTTTCTGGCCCTTCACGAGAAAACAACGCTAGCGTGTGTGCTCCTGAAGACTCATTGTCGTCTGTTTGTACAGACTGTCAGTGA
- the SWP82 gene encoding Swp82p codes for MTSVEGNDDKVNTDTVKSEIVTNFHPVPDSVLKNHELFVLKTTLSILNNPDLVLGDLDKLPNRLPELPSFTIKERLSDNNDSYVLGKGDLSGEAKIDKQGHLKGSRNYLFPTFSYSCPENNNSENLYVLVRDLIKALNLNDDEQHFLQKYSDLYPMDAPDNLLEYLKSKKALPKDVTSAKYTTARSAFLVFGAAILASGSRVIDDYWEQLSKEQGFQTQHRVYILSAKLIDMIHAIEPKFSHHVTTLNTNTTLESQSKTPSSIDGIRVNQNSSTDPDPQFENPFLTVTEIPSTEVRREFLNHLANGNPTAIIAGQTIHGSIELSNAYKIPKYHYKNSFASAQQNNALDTPIGTHTHPVESHNFGRGRKANYVPPEETDVLAQIPGWKFTQLPTTTNQELPTTFSSGGLPIYNKLKLPSRLKELTPNQIKDLERSHDVVQLNKVLGNVRKVRNSRWTKFWQYKAGVPVGLTEEQIPYYKSRYLQNVLDHVEVNIVPNDLKNVDEKHTVKRIPNPNFIGYSNISGFKPPFIDKP; via the coding sequence AATCCTGACTTGGTACTTGGAGATCTAGATAAACTGCCTAACAGGCTGCCTGAACTTCCTTCCTTTACTATAAAAGAAAGACTTTCTGACAATAATGACTCTTACGTTTTGGGGAAAGGCGACCTCAGTGGGGAGGCTAAAATTGATAAGCAAGGACATTTGAAAGGTAGTAGAAACTACTTATTTCCAACTTTCTCATACTCGTGTCctgaaaacaataattcAGAAAATCTATATGTGTTAGTGAGAGACTTAATCAAGGCTTTGAACCTGAATGATGACGAACAACACTTTTTGCAGAAATATTCCGACCTTTATCCAATGGATGCACCAGATAATCTTTTGGAATACTTAAAATCCAAAAAGGCTTTGCCAAAAGATGTAACTTCAGCTAAATATACCACGGCAAGATCTGCTTTTCTTGTGTTTGGTGCTGCGATATTGGCTTCTGGTTCAAGAGTTATCGATGATTACTGGGAACAACTTTCAAAAGAACAGGGATTTCAAACGCAACACAGAGTTTACATACTCTCCGCAAAACTTATTGATATGATACACGCTATTGAGCCCAAATTTTCGCATCACGTAACCACACTTAATACCAACACAACTTTAGAGTCGCAATCAAAAACTCCATCTAGTATAGATGGAATTCGTGTTAATCAGAATTCAAGTACCGATCCGGATCCACAATTTGAGAATCCTTTCTTAACGGTGACTGAAATCCCTTCTACAGAAGtaagaagagaattttTAAATCACCTTGCAAATGGAAATCCTACAGCTATCATTGCTGGGCAGACTATACACGGATCAATAGAATTGAGTAACGCTTacaaaattccaaaatatCACTACAAAAACTCGTTTGCCTCTGCCCAACAAAACAATGCCCTTGATACACCAATCGGCACGCATACTCATCCAGTTGAATCACATAACTTTGGTAGAGGTCGTAAGGCAAATTACGTGCCgccagaagaaacagacGTATTGGCCCAAATTCCAGGATGGAAATTTACGCAGCTTCCTACAACCACAAATCAAGAACTTCCGACGACTTTCAGTTCTGGTGGGCTACCGATTTATAATAAATTAAAGTTACCAAGTAGGCTCAAGGAATTAACACCTAACCAAATTAAAGATTTAGAGCGCTCGCACGATGTTGTTCAATTGAATAAAGTATTAGGTAATGTTAGAAAGGTACGAAATAGTCGATGGACAAAATTCTGGCAATACAAAGCAGGGGTTCCTGTGGGATTGACAGAAGAACAGATTCCTTATTATAAATCTCGCTACCTGCAAAATGTTTTGGACCACGTTGAGGTGAATATTGTGCCAAATGATCTTAAAAACGTTGATGAGAAGCATACCGTTAAAAGGATTCCAAACCCGAACTTTATAGGATATTCCAATATAAGCGGCTTTAAACCTCCCTTTATTGATAAACCTTGA
- the SIC1 gene encoding cyclin-dependent protein serine/threonine kinase inhibiting protein SIC1: MGSRVLDFYEDSTGKAPMEEKDDGPCSSDFTRNKLPKQIPGTPSDKITTYELASKWHNQSGIGKSAAFDTEEEKDIYGQEPIENPFLSNVVADKSLREERKKKLLEEDPDLEDAITYVNKSGKVVSKRYMTQEEKEQLKPTRLFADELDSS, translated from the coding sequence ATGGGCTCAAGAGTATTGGATTTTTATGAAGATTCCACTGGAAAAGCGCCAATGGAGGAAAAGGATGACGGGCCTTGTTCTTCAGATTTTACTAGAAATAAGTTACCTAAGCAAATACCAGGTACACCAAGTGATAAAATAACGACATATGAACTCGCTTCAAAATGGCACAATCAATCAGGTATTGGAAAATCAGCTGCATTTGACACAGAGGAGGAAAAGGATATATATGGGCAGGAACCCATCGAAAATCCGTTCCTATCAAATGTAGTTGCTGATAAGAGTTTAAgagaggaaagaaagaagaagctactAGAGGAAGACCCTGACTTAGAGGACGCTATTACCTATGTGAATAAATCAGGAAAGGTTGTTTCTAAGAGATACATGACAcaggaagaaaaggaacaaTTAAAACCTACAAGATTATTCGCTGATGAACTAGACAGTTCTTGA